The Gordonia crocea genome segment AACCGCGACAACTCCGACCGCACCACCTCGGCCGACGCCCCGCCGAAGGCCTCGGCATCGATCTGGATCGGCAGGTGCCAGAATGTCTCCCGGTCCACCCGGGGGTCATCGCGCCGGCGAACGGTGCGGACCCCCTCCACCTCGTCCAGAGCCGACTCCAGGTGTTCGACGCGCTGCACGCGAACCTCGTTCTGCGCGTCCAGCATCGGCAACGCAACCCTGAGGATGGCCGCCTGAATCTCGGTCAGGCAGTGGTTGTGACCCTGCCACCCCCGACCAGGGACCAGATCGGGGAACCCCTCGTCGGCTCCCTCGTCGGACCAGACTCGCCCATCGGCGCGAAGTTGCTGCAGCCCATCGGACAGGCTGGGGTCGCGAGTCACCGCAGCGCCGCCCTCGCCCGACGTGAGCAACTTCGAACTCTGGAAACTGAAGGCCGCGGCCCGGCCATGAGCGCCGACACGGCGGCCCCGCCACACTGCGCCGTGCGCCTGGGAACAGTCTTCGATCATCACGATCCCGTGGCGCTCGCAGAGCTGCTCGAACTCGTCGAGGTCGGCGATCGAGCTGGACAGATGGGTGACCAACACTGCCGTCACCCTCGGCCCGATCAGGGCAGCCGCGGCACGCGGATCCATCGCAAAGGTCTCCGGGTCGATGTCGACAAACACCGGGACTGCTCCGACCCGGACGACCGCAGAGGCACAGGCAACCCACGCGAGTCCCGGTACCAAGACTTCGTCGCCGTAGGACACGCCGCAGGCGCTTAACGCCGCGACCAGCGCCGACGATCCATTCGCGGTCGGCGCCACGGCCCCGACACCGAGGTAGTCCGCGAACTCGGCGGCGAACCGCTTCTCCTCACTCGGGGCTTGCCCCTTCATACCGCTGATCGCCCACCTGCCACTGTGCAGAACCCTCCGCACCGCCGCGTCGATCTCCGGGGTGGTGAACGGCCACGTCCCCCATGCCAGCGGAGGCAGTTGCGGGGCAATCGTTTCCGGGTCGCCCATCAACCACCCCGGTGACCCGAAGGCACGCGTCGCGTGGCGGCAACCAGGTCGACGGCATCGCGGAGCGCCTCCGACGAGATCTCGGCACGTTCGGCCACGAAGTAGGTGCCGCCGATGCGCGACGGCAGCGGCAGGTTGAGTTTACGTCCGCGGTGCCGGGCCGAATCGTCCAAACCCCGTTCGATCACTGACAGATCAGCCATGACTGGGTGCCACGTTTGGAGTCCAAACCGTTGGGCGAGTTCCACGATCATCTCGTACGCCGCGCGATCGAGCGACCCTCGGAGCACCGACACCGCCGAGAACAGCATCACGTCGAGCGCTACGGCTTCCCCGTGCGCCAGCCGGTGACCCGTCTCGACCTCGAAGATTCCACTGACCGTATGTCCGAAGTCGACACGTCGACGCAGGTCGGACTCAAAAGGGTTCGAGGCGAGTTCATCGACCATCCCACGAATCGCCCGGTCCACAATCGCGCGCACCTCCGGGGTATCGCGGGCTCCGGGTTCGAGTAGCAGCGCGCCGTGCTGCTCCAACAGCTCGAACAGCCCACCGTCGCCGGCTACCGCGAGTTTGAGGATCTCCGCTATGCCGCAACGGATTTCGCGCGGCGGAAGGGTCGCAAGAAATGCCCCGTCGGTGAGCGTCGCCTCGGGTGGATTGAACGCGCCGGCAATGTTCTTCGCACCGCCGGAGTTGACTCCACATTTGAGGCCGACCGCGGCGTCGACCTGGGCGATCAAGGTCGTCCCGATCTTGATGTGTGAAACGCCCCGCCGAAAAAGCCCGGCCGCCAGACCCACCATGTCAAGGAGAATGCCGCCGCCGATTCCCACGATGACCCCATCGCGGGCAAGTCCTCGCTCGCCGGCGACATTCACGATCCGTTCGACACTCGCCAGCGATTTGGCATGTTCGCCCGTCGGCACCACCATCACATCGGCGGCCGCGAGCCCAAGGGCAGATCGAATCTCGCCGATTGCCGCCGCATAGAGGCGATTCACCGTCGGGCTGACGACGATCAGCGCCGGCCGCCCCCGAACTGCAGCCACCACCCCGGTGGCGTCGGACACCACCGCGGCGCGCCGGATCTCCGTCGACGTCTCCCGGGTCGCGCGGAGAACGGTGATGGGCGCGGAATCCTTCGCGAGTCCACTTCCCGTCATCGGAACCTTCCCCGCCGCTCATCCAGGGCCGCCAACAGGTGGGCGGCAGCCTCCTCGGCCATGCCCGCACGGGCCTGCGCGGTCGCCGAACCGATGTGGGGAGTCACGACGAGATTCGGCACCCCGAGCAACCGGCTGGGGATACCCGGCTCAGCGACGAAGACGTCGACGCCGGCACCGGAAAGGTGCCCGCTCGCCAACGCGCGCAGCAGCGCATCCTCGTCGACGATTCCTCCTCGGCTCGTGTTCACCAGGGCCGATCCGGGCGGCATCAGCGCGATCTCCCGCGCGCCGATCAGGTTCACCGTCTCCGGGGTGCGCGGCACGTGGATCGACACGACATCGGAGGCCGCGAGCAGATCGGGCAACTCCGCCCGAAACCCCGGCTCCTCCGACGGGGTGCGCCGGTGGTGCAGGACGGTCATTCCCAGCGCGGCGGCCATGTCTGCGACGCGTCGGGCTATCCGCCCGTAGCCGACCAACCCCAGCGTCAGCCCGGCGACGCCGCGACCGACGACGTGGTCGAACGCCCACCCGGGCCACGTCTGGTCATCCAGTTCGGCGACGGCCGCAGGCACCCCCCGCGACACCATGAGGATCAGGCAAACGGCGAGTTCGGCAGTCGGGACGACGGTGGCCTCCGGGGCGCTCACCAGCGTGATGCCCCGCGCCGAAATCGCGTCCTGGTCCACCGCGTCGGTTCCCGCACCGGCGACGGCCACGACACTCAGGCTGGGCATGGAGTCGAGGACCGCGCCGTCGACCCGGTCGGTCGGCCCGACGAGCAATGCCTCCGCATCAGATGCCGATCCGATTGGGCCGTAGACGACCTCGAAGGGGCCGTCCAGCGCTGACACCGGCGCCGGGATGGTGACCAGGACGCGAGTCGTCACGGTGCTCCTCCAACCACGGCCACGGGTGAACCCGCAACTCTTCGGCATGATCCTATCGCCAGCGGTCAGCCCCCGCAGACACCCTGAGCCTCCTGCTGATTCACGGGGCGCGGCACGCGCACCACCGGTTAGACTCGGCCCGTGCCCGTCCCCTCCAATCCGCTGCCGTTGGGCACCCGTCTGCCCTGGTTCCGGTTGACCGACCTGGACGGCAACGAATGTGCCGCCTCCGACGTCGGTGACGGGCAAATCGCGATCGTCGCCTTCATCTGCAACCACTCGCCCTATGTGCGCCACATCGAGACCGTCCTCGCCGAACAGTTGAACGCCTACCGGCGCGAGGGGATCTTCGTGGTCGCAATCTCGCCCAATGACGTCATCAGCTATCCGTCCGACAGCCTCGCGATGATGCGGGAGCAGGCGACCCGCGACGTGGTCTTCGAGTTCCCGTACTGCCTCGACGAATCGCAAGAGGTGACCAAGGTGTTCCAGGCTGCCTGCACCCCGGAGATATTCGTGTACGACACCGCGGGGCGCCTGGCCTACCACGGCCAGTTCGACGCGAGCCGCCCCAGCGTCGCCGATGGAACGCCGGTGACGGGCGACAGCCTTGCTCGTGCCATCACCGCGGTGCGCGTCGGCGATGCCCTCAACACCCCGCAGTCGTCGTCATTGGGCTGCAGCGTCAAGTGGCGATCGGGCAATGAGCCGGACTACGTCCTGGCGCTTCCCGACCAGCGCTGGATCCTCGACGTCGGATAGCCATGTATCTCGACGTCGCCAGCTACATGCTGACAGTGCTGACTTTCTCCGTGGGCTTCCTGAGCGCGCGGCGCCACGCGCATTTCGATGTGCTGTCCAAAGATCTCTCCGACCGGTCGTGGAAAATCCGGCAGGCCCTCAACCAAGGACAGAATCTCGGCCCCCGCGACCTCGCCGAAGACATCGCCGCGGTGAGCGTCCGGCCCGATGCAGTCGCGAAGTTCGCGCGCATCGTGAACGGGTCCTTCTTCGTCGCGACCTGCGTCGTCTTCGTGATGGGTCTCGTCGCTTGGGAAAACACCCAGACCGATGTCCTGCTGACCATCCTGTTCATCAGCACCGCACTGGTCTTCGCCCTCGGCGAATTCGACGTCCGGTGGATGGAGTCCCAAGAACGGAATCTTGCGCACGGCACGGTGTTGGGCCAACTCGCCGTCGTCGACCGGGCCCTCAAGTCCGACGAGGACGAGACCGCCGACCGCGAGATCGCCGAGATCCGCGAGGCCTACCCGCAATGGGTGTTCGGCCGGGAGCTCGAACTCGCCCTCGCGGCGAAAGAATCGCTGCCGTCCGAGGCCACCGGCGCCCGCGAACTGCTCGGCCTCGACGCCCCGCTGGAGGCGGCGCCGTTCCTCGTCGCCGAAACCCAACTGCAGCGTGGCAACCCGATCGAAGCCCTGCAGGACTTCCAGATCGTCTTGCCTCGTTCGAGTAAGTCGCGCAACTTCGACGGACTCGCCAAGGTCCTCGGCTTCGCCGCCGGCCTGCCGCACACCCTTTTCACCGAGGTGTCGCTGCCGCCGCGCTGGTCCGCCGACTCCGCGGGCCTGGAGGTCAGCTTGTCGACGCTGCCGACGATCCGCAGCACCGCGCATTCGCTGGAGACCTTCAATTCCGGTACGAGCCTGCACGACTGGTTGGCCGAACAGCCGAAGTCGGCGGCGTGGCTCGTCTGCCGCGCGGCCACCGCCGCCGACGACGAGCTCACCGACCTGCTGGACCGGGCGAGCCGCCCCGAGTTCAGCGGCGCCCTCAACAGCCTGGGCACCGTCTGTCTGGCGCGATCGCGTGACATCGATGCGCTGCGCATCTTTGAGACGGCCGCCCGCCTGCGACCCAATTCGTCGACGGCGCATTGGGGCCGCGCCCTCGCGTGCGCACGCCGCGGCTGGACCGACGTCGCCATGGAATCCCTGCTGCGGGCGGAGAGTTTGGATCCC includes the following:
- a CDS encoding DegT/DnrJ/EryC1/StrS family aminotransferase, which produces MGDPETIAPQLPPLAWGTWPFTTPEIDAAVRRVLHSGRWAISGMKGQAPSEEKRFAAEFADYLGVGAVAPTANGSSALVAALSACGVSYGDEVLVPGLAWVACASAVVRVGAVPVFVDIDPETFAMDPRAAAALIGPRVTAVLVTHLSSSIADLDEFEQLCERHGIVMIEDCSQAHGAVWRGRRVGAHGRAAAFSFQSSKLLTSGEGGAAVTRDPSLSDGLQQLRADGRVWSDEGADEGFPDLVPGRGWQGHNHCLTEIQAAILRVALPMLDAQNEVRVQRVEHLESALDEVEGVRTVRRRDDPRVDRETFWHLPIQIDAEAFGGASAEVVRSELSRLVGLFLEPVGAPMPQHRLYRPGLYRRFPAEHVERLVQPAGDLRGADHLAATCFTLPHHALLVDPSVLDRFVERLSLLQTAFRR
- a CDS encoding sedoheptulose 7-phosphate cyclase; this translates as MTGSGLAKDSAPITVLRATRETSTEIRRAAVVSDATGVVAAVRGRPALIVVSPTVNRLYAAAIGEIRSALGLAAADVMVVPTGEHAKSLASVERIVNVAGERGLARDGVIVGIGGGILLDMVGLAAGLFRRGVSHIKIGTTLIAQVDAAVGLKCGVNSGGAKNIAGAFNPPEATLTDGAFLATLPPREIRCGIAEILKLAVAGDGGLFELLEQHGALLLEPGARDTPEVRAIVDRAIRGMVDELASNPFESDLRRRVDFGHTVSGIFEVETGHRLAHGEAVALDVMLFSAVSVLRGSLDRAAYEMIVELAQRFGLQTWHPVMADLSVIERGLDDSARHRGRKLNLPLPSRIGGTYFVAERAEISSEALRDAVDLVAATRRVPSGHRGG
- a CDS encoding NAD(P)-dependent oxidoreductase, whose translation is MTTRVLVTIPAPVSALDGPFEVVYGPIGSASDAEALLVGPTDRVDGAVLDSMPSLSVVAVAGAGTDAVDQDAISARGITLVSAPEATVVPTAELAVCLILMVSRGVPAAVAELDDQTWPGWAFDHVVGRGVAGLTLGLVGYGRIARRVADMAAALGMTVLHHRRTPSEEPGFRAELPDLLAASDVVSIHVPRTPETVNLIGAREIALMPPGSALVNTSRGGIVDEDALLRALASGHLSGAGVDVFVAEPGIPSRLLGVPNLVVTPHIGSATAQARAGMAEEAAAHLLAALDERRGRFR
- a CDS encoding thioredoxin family protein, with protein sequence MPVPSNPLPLGTRLPWFRLTDLDGNECAASDVGDGQIAIVAFICNHSPYVRHIETVLAEQLNAYRREGIFVVAISPNDVISYPSDSLAMMREQATRDVVFEFPYCLDESQEVTKVFQAACTPEIFVYDTAGRLAYHGQFDASRPSVADGTPVTGDSLARAITAVRVGDALNTPQSSSLGCSVKWRSGNEPDYVLALPDQRWILDVG